In Nostoc sp. CENA543, a single genomic region encodes these proteins:
- a CDS encoding aspartate aminotransferase, protein MSLDWIKPADRIQQLPPYVFARLDELKAKAREQGIDLIDLGMGNPDGATPQPVVEAAMKALQDPSNHGYPPFEGTANFRRAITTWYKRRYGVVLDPDSEALPLLGSKEGLSHLAIAYINPGDVVLVPSPAYPAHFRGPVIAGGQVHSLILKEENNWLIDLTAIPDEVARKAKILYFNYPSNPTAATAPREFFEEIVAFARKYEILLVHDLCYAELAFDGYQPTSLLEIPGAKDIGVEFHTLSKTYNMAGWRVGFVVGNRHVIQGLRTLKTNLDYGIFAALQTAAETALQLPDIYLHEVQQRYRTRRDFLIEGFGKLGWDIPKTKATMYLWVKCPVGMGSTDFALNLLQQTGVVVTPGNAFGVAGEGYVRISLIADCDRLGEALRRIEKAGIRYQPETVVAGSELGV, encoded by the coding sequence GGATTGGATTAAGCCAGCAGATCGGATACAGCAACTACCACCCTATGTATTTGCCCGTCTTGATGAGTTAAAAGCTAAGGCTAGAGAACAAGGCATTGATTTAATTGATTTGGGGATGGGAAATCCCGATGGCGCGACACCACAGCCAGTGGTGGAAGCAGCGATGAAGGCTTTACAAGACCCTAGTAATCACGGTTATCCCCCCTTTGAAGGGACTGCTAACTTTCGGCGTGCGATTACGACTTGGTATAAGCGTCGCTATGGTGTGGTACTAGACCCTGATAGTGAAGCTTTGCCATTGTTGGGTTCTAAGGAAGGATTATCGCATTTAGCGATCGCCTACATTAATCCTGGGGATGTGGTCTTAGTTCCCTCCCCCGCCTATCCCGCCCATTTTCGCGGGCCTGTGATTGCGGGTGGTCAAGTCCACAGCCTGATTTTAAAAGAGGAAAACAATTGGTTAATTGATTTAACCGCCATCCCCGACGAAGTGGCAAGAAAAGCCAAAATACTTTACTTCAACTATCCCAGTAACCCCACAGCCGCCACCGCACCCCGTGAATTTTTCGAGGAAATCGTGGCCTTTGCCAGAAAATACGAAATTCTCTTGGTGCATGATCTGTGTTACGCCGAGTTAGCTTTTGATGGTTATCAACCCACTAGCTTACTAGAAATTCCTGGGGCGAAAGATATTGGCGTAGAGTTTCACACCTTATCTAAAACCTACAATATGGCTGGCTGGCGTGTGGGTTTTGTGGTGGGTAATCGTCATGTCATCCAAGGCTTACGGACATTAAAAACCAACTTGGATTATGGGATTTTTGCAGCTTTGCAAACAGCCGCCGAAACAGCTTTACAACTACCGGATATTTACCTACACGAAGTACAGCAACGCTACCGTACCCGCCGAGATTTCTTAATTGAAGGATTTGGAAAGCTGGGTTGGGATATCCCCAAAACCAAAGCTACAATGTACTTGTGGGTAAAATGTCCTGTGGGTATGGGTTCAACGGATTTTGCTTTGAACTTGTTGCAACAGACAGGCGTTGTTGTCACCCCTGGTAATGCTTTTGGGGTGGCTGGGGAAGGATATGTGCGTATTAGCTTGATTGCAGATTGCGATCGCCTGGGTGAAGCTTTACGCCGCATTGAAAAAGCTGGTATTCGTTATCAACCCGAAACTGTTGTTGCAGGCTCAGAACTAGGAGTATAA